One Oryza glaberrima chromosome 10, OglaRS2, whole genome shotgun sequence DNA segment encodes these proteins:
- the LOC127786363 gene encoding trihelix transcription factor GTL1-like isoform X1 encodes MQQQQPGGGGGGVQQFGAVAPEMSPFSPAGGGGGGRISMAEAASPISSRPPPAQQQFDELGVGGGGGGGGGFDAEALAAAAVGEEGASGGAGGNRWPRQETLALLKIRSDMDAAFRDATLKGPLWEEVSRKLAEEGYRRSAKKCKEKFENVHKYYKRTKESRAGRNDGKTYRFFTQLEALHGTAAGGVAAPSPVTSLAPPPATAVGVSGGVRAPAEPPPAVVMGNVMSFSTSNTEEYSDEEDSDDEGTEDMGGGGGDERGKRKRLSEGGAAAGGGGGGGGGGGSGKMMRFFEGLMKQVMERQEAMQQRFLEAIEKREQDRMIREEAWRRQEMARLAREQEILAQERAMAASRDAAVVSFIQKITGQTIPMPPIIAAPAITVMPPPAPSQPPQPPPPPSHPTPITSVAPAPPLPPPAAAAAASQPSPQATKSPLPATPQTQSSMDIVMTAAEAHDAGYDGSGGGGGQPSSSRWPKAEVHALIQLRSNLDNRYQEAGPKGPLWEEISAGMRRLGYSRSSKRCKEKWENINKYFKKVKESNKKRPEDSKTCPYFHQLDALYRNKAALNSSSSSAAAAAPALPPPEHAEPAVTVAAPISQTPPPPPQPVTTTKNGNGTSSTNGEGGGGGSGGMQMQASNGSVVAGNKFFTGAAAKKPEDIMKEMMEQRPQQPAAANNAFNRTDGGGGGGGVDSDNMDEDDEDDYDDDDDDDDVDGNKMQYEIQFQHQHHHQQPPQHRHQQSVVRPNAAASAAAGGNPPGTAAPATAAAATTTTGSFLAMVQ; translated from the exons atgcagcagcagcagccagggggaggagggggaggggtgcaGCAGTtcggcgcggtggcgccggagaTGTCGCCATtctcgccggcgggaggaggcggcggggggcggATCTCCATGGCGGAGGCCGCGTCGCCCATcagcagccggccgccgccggcgcagcagCAGTTCGATGAGCTCGGCgtaggcggcggaggcggaggcggaggtgggttTGACGCcgaggcgctggcggcggcggcggtcggcgaggagggagccagcggcggcgcgggggggaACCGGTGGCCGCGGCAGGAGACGCTGGCGCTGCTCAAGATCCGGTCGGACATGGACGCCGCGTTCCGGGACGCCACCCTCAAGGGCCCGCTCTGGGAGGAGGTCTCCAG GAAGCTGGCGGAGGAGGGTTACCGGAGGAGCGCGAAGAAGTGCAAGGAGAAGTTCGAGAACGTGCACAAGTATTACAAGCGCACCAAGGAGAGCCGCGCGGGGCGCAACGACGGCAAGACGTACCGCTTCTTCACGCAGCTCGAGGCGCTGcacggcaccgccgccggcggcgtggcggcgccatcgccggTGACGTCGctggccccgccgccggcgacggctgtGGGCGTGTCCGGCGGGGTGCGCGCccccgccgagccgccgcccgcggtgGTGATGGGGAACGTGATGAGCTTCTCGACGTCGAACACGGAGGAGTATTCCGACGAGGAGGACTCCGACGACGAGGGGACCGAGgacatgggcggcggcggcggtgatgagagggggaagaggaagaggttgtcggagggtggcgccgccgcgggcggcggtggcggcggcggaggaggaggagggagcgggaaGATGATGAGGTTCTTCGAGGGGTTGATGAAGCAGGTGATGGAGCGGCAGGAGGCGATGCAGCAGCGGTTTCTGGAGGCCATCGAGAAGCGGGAGCAGGACCGGATGATCCGCGAGGaggcgtggcggcggcaggagaTGGCGCGCCTCGCCCGCGAGCAGGAGATCCTCGCGCAGGAGCGCGCCATGGCGGCGtcgcgcgacgccgccgtcgtgtcCTTCATACAGAAGATCACCGGGCAGACCATCCCAATGCCGCCCATCATCGCCGCCCCCGCCATCACCGTCATGCCCCCACCGGCGCCATCCCAgccgcctcagccgccgccaccgccgtctcaCCCCACCCCCATCACCTCCGTCGCGccagctccgccgctgccgccaccagcagcagcagcagcagcatcccaGCCATCGCCGCAGGCCACCAAGTCGCCATTGCCGGCGACGCCGCAGACGCAAAGCAGCATGGACATTGTCATGACGGCCGCCGAGGCGCACGACGCGGGGTACGAcgggtccggcggcggcggggggcagccgtcgtcgtcgcggtggCCCAAGGCGGAGGTGCACGCGCTGATCCAGCTGCGGAGCAACCTGGACAACCGGTACCAGGAGGCCGGGCCGAAGGGCCCGCTGTGGGAGGAGATCTCCGCCGGCATGCGGCGGCTGGGCTACAGCCGGAGCTCCAAGAGGTGCAAGGAGAAGTGGGAGAACATCAACAAGTACTTCAAGAAGGTCAAGGAGAGCAACAAGAAGCGCCCCGAGGACTCCAAGACCTGCCCCTACTTCCACCAGCTCGACGCCCTCTACCGCAACAAGGCGGCTctcaactcctcctcctcctccgccgccgccgccgcaccggccctcccgccgccggagcaCGCGGAGCCGGCGGTGACAGTCGCCGCGCCGATCTCGcagacaccgccgccgccgccacagcccgTGACGACGACCAAGAACGGCAACGGCACCAGCAGTACAaacggcgaaggaggaggaggcggctccGGGGGCATGCAAATGCAGGCGAGCAACGGCAGCGTCGTCGCCGGCAACAAGTTCttcaccggcgcggcggcgaagaag CCAGAGGACATTATGAAGGAGATGATGGAGCAGAGGCCGcagcaaccggcggcggcgaacaacGCCTTCAACCgaacggacggcggcggtggcggcggcggcgtggacagCGACAAcatggacgaggacgacgaggatgactacgacgacgacgacgacgacgacgacgtcgacggcaaCAAGATGCAGTACGAGATCCAGTTCCAGCAtcagcaccaccaccagcagccgccgcagcaccGCCACCAGCAGAGCGTCGTCAGAccgaacgccgccgcctccgcggccgccggcggcaacccgcccggcaccgccgcccccgccacggcggcggccgcaacGACGACCACCGGATCTTTCTTGGCAATGGTCCAGTGA
- the LOC127786363 gene encoding trihelix transcription factor GTL1-like isoform X3 — protein MHATFLKLAEEGYRRSAKKCKEKFENVHKYYKRTKESRAGRNDGKTYRFFTQLEALHGTAAGGVAAPSPVTSLAPPPATAVGVSGGVRAPAEPPPAVVMGNVMSFSTSNTEEYSDEEDSDDEGTEDMGGGGGDERGKRKRLSEGGAAAGGGGGGGGGGGSGKMMRFFEGLMKQVMERQEAMQQRFLEAIEKREQDRMIREEAWRRQEMARLAREQEILAQERAMAASRDAAVVSFIQKITGQTIPMPPIIAAPAITVMPPPAPSQPPQPPPPPSHPTPITSVAPAPPLPPPAAAAAASQPSPQATKSPLPATPQTQSSMDIVMTAAEAHDAGYDGSGGGGGQPSSSRWPKAEVHALIQLRSNLDNRYQEAGPKGPLWEEISAGMRRLGYSRSSKRCKEKWENINKYFKKVKESNKKRPEDSKTCPYFHQLDALYRNKAALNSSSSSAAAAAPALPPPEHAEPAVTVAAPISQTPPPPPQPVTTTKNGNGTSSTNGEGGGGGSGGMQMQASNGSVVAGNKFFTGAAAKKPEDIMKEMMEQRPQQPAAANNAFNRTDGGGGGGGVDSDNMDEDDEDDYDDDDDDDDVDGNKMQYEIQFQHQHHHQQPPQHRHQQSVVRPNAAASAAAGGNPPGTAAPATAAAATTTTGSFLAMVQ, from the exons ATGCATGCAACTTTCCT GAAGCTGGCGGAGGAGGGTTACCGGAGGAGCGCGAAGAAGTGCAAGGAGAAGTTCGAGAACGTGCACAAGTATTACAAGCGCACCAAGGAGAGCCGCGCGGGGCGCAACGACGGCAAGACGTACCGCTTCTTCACGCAGCTCGAGGCGCTGcacggcaccgccgccggcggcgtggcggcgccatcgccggTGACGTCGctggccccgccgccggcgacggctgtGGGCGTGTCCGGCGGGGTGCGCGCccccgccgagccgccgcccgcggtgGTGATGGGGAACGTGATGAGCTTCTCGACGTCGAACACGGAGGAGTATTCCGACGAGGAGGACTCCGACGACGAGGGGACCGAGgacatgggcggcggcggcggtgatgagagggggaagaggaagaggttgtcggagggtggcgccgccgcgggcggcggtggcggcggcggaggaggaggagggagcgggaaGATGATGAGGTTCTTCGAGGGGTTGATGAAGCAGGTGATGGAGCGGCAGGAGGCGATGCAGCAGCGGTTTCTGGAGGCCATCGAGAAGCGGGAGCAGGACCGGATGATCCGCGAGGaggcgtggcggcggcaggagaTGGCGCGCCTCGCCCGCGAGCAGGAGATCCTCGCGCAGGAGCGCGCCATGGCGGCGtcgcgcgacgccgccgtcgtgtcCTTCATACAGAAGATCACCGGGCAGACCATCCCAATGCCGCCCATCATCGCCGCCCCCGCCATCACCGTCATGCCCCCACCGGCGCCATCCCAgccgcctcagccgccgccaccgccgtctcaCCCCACCCCCATCACCTCCGTCGCGccagctccgccgctgccgccaccagcagcagcagcagcagcatcccaGCCATCGCCGCAGGCCACCAAGTCGCCATTGCCGGCGACGCCGCAGACGCAAAGCAGCATGGACATTGTCATGACGGCCGCCGAGGCGCACGACGCGGGGTACGAcgggtccggcggcggcggggggcagccgtcgtcgtcgcggtggCCCAAGGCGGAGGTGCACGCGCTGATCCAGCTGCGGAGCAACCTGGACAACCGGTACCAGGAGGCCGGGCCGAAGGGCCCGCTGTGGGAGGAGATCTCCGCCGGCATGCGGCGGCTGGGCTACAGCCGGAGCTCCAAGAGGTGCAAGGAGAAGTGGGAGAACATCAACAAGTACTTCAAGAAGGTCAAGGAGAGCAACAAGAAGCGCCCCGAGGACTCCAAGACCTGCCCCTACTTCCACCAGCTCGACGCCCTCTACCGCAACAAGGCGGCTctcaactcctcctcctcctccgccgccgccgccgcaccggccctcccgccgccggagcaCGCGGAGCCGGCGGTGACAGTCGCCGCGCCGATCTCGcagacaccgccgccgccgccacagcccgTGACGACGACCAAGAACGGCAACGGCACCAGCAGTACAaacggcgaaggaggaggaggcggctccGGGGGCATGCAAATGCAGGCGAGCAACGGCAGCGTCGTCGCCGGCAACAAGTTCttcaccggcgcggcggcgaagaag CCAGAGGACATTATGAAGGAGATGATGGAGCAGAGGCCGcagcaaccggcggcggcgaacaacGCCTTCAACCgaacggacggcggcggtggcggcggcggcgtggacagCGACAAcatggacgaggacgacgaggatgactacgacgacgacgacgacgacgacgacgtcgacggcaaCAAGATGCAGTACGAGATCCAGTTCCAGCAtcagcaccaccaccagcagccgccgcagcaccGCCACCAGCAGAGCGTCGTCAGAccgaacgccgccgcctccgcggccgccggcggcaacccgcccggcaccgccgcccccgccacggcggcggccgcaacGACGACCACCGGATCTTTCTTGGCAATGGTCCAGTGA
- the LOC127786363 gene encoding trihelix transcription factor GTL1-like isoform X2, whose amino-acid sequence MQQQQPGGGGGGVQQFGAVAPEMSPFSPAGGGGGGRISMAEAASPISSRPPPAQQQFDELGVGGGGGGGGGFDAEALAAAAVGEEGASGGAGGNRWPRQETLALLKIRSDMDAAFRDATLKGPLWEEVSRKLAEEGYRRSAKKCKEKFENVHKYYKRTKESRAGRNDGKTYRFFTQLEALHGTAAGGVAAPSPVTSLAPPPATAVGVSGGVRAPAEPPPAVVMGNVMSFSTSNTEEYSDEEDSDDEGTEDMGGGGGDERGKRKRLSEGGAAAGGGGGGGGGGGSGKMMRFFEGLMKQVMERQEAMQQRFLEAIEKREQDRMIREEAWRRQEMARLAREQEILAQERAMAASRDAAVVSFIQKITGQTIPMPPIIAAPAITVMPPPAPSQPPQPPPPPSHPTPITSVAPAPPLPPPAAAAAASQPSPQATKSPLPATPQTQSSMDIVMTAAEAHDAGYDGSGGGGGQPSSSRWPKAEVHALIQLRSNLDNRYQEAGPKGPLWEEISAGMRRLGYSRSSKRCKEKWENINKYFKKVKESNKKRPEDSKTCPYFHQLDALYRNKAALNSSSSSAAAAAPALPPPEHAEPAVTVAAPISQTPPPPPQPVTTTKNGNGTSSTNGEGGGGGSGGMQMQASNGSVVAGNKFFTGAAAKKRTL is encoded by the exons atgcagcagcagcagccagggggaggagggggaggggtgcaGCAGTtcggcgcggtggcgccggagaTGTCGCCATtctcgccggcgggaggaggcggcggggggcggATCTCCATGGCGGAGGCCGCGTCGCCCATcagcagccggccgccgccggcgcagcagCAGTTCGATGAGCTCGGCgtaggcggcggaggcggaggcggaggtgggttTGACGCcgaggcgctggcggcggcggcggtcggcgaggagggagccagcggcggcgcgggggggaACCGGTGGCCGCGGCAGGAGACGCTGGCGCTGCTCAAGATCCGGTCGGACATGGACGCCGCGTTCCGGGACGCCACCCTCAAGGGCCCGCTCTGGGAGGAGGTCTCCAG GAAGCTGGCGGAGGAGGGTTACCGGAGGAGCGCGAAGAAGTGCAAGGAGAAGTTCGAGAACGTGCACAAGTATTACAAGCGCACCAAGGAGAGCCGCGCGGGGCGCAACGACGGCAAGACGTACCGCTTCTTCACGCAGCTCGAGGCGCTGcacggcaccgccgccggcggcgtggcggcgccatcgccggTGACGTCGctggccccgccgccggcgacggctgtGGGCGTGTCCGGCGGGGTGCGCGCccccgccgagccgccgcccgcggtgGTGATGGGGAACGTGATGAGCTTCTCGACGTCGAACACGGAGGAGTATTCCGACGAGGAGGACTCCGACGACGAGGGGACCGAGgacatgggcggcggcggcggtgatgagagggggaagaggaagaggttgtcggagggtggcgccgccgcgggcggcggtggcggcggcggaggaggaggagggagcgggaaGATGATGAGGTTCTTCGAGGGGTTGATGAAGCAGGTGATGGAGCGGCAGGAGGCGATGCAGCAGCGGTTTCTGGAGGCCATCGAGAAGCGGGAGCAGGACCGGATGATCCGCGAGGaggcgtggcggcggcaggagaTGGCGCGCCTCGCCCGCGAGCAGGAGATCCTCGCGCAGGAGCGCGCCATGGCGGCGtcgcgcgacgccgccgtcgtgtcCTTCATACAGAAGATCACCGGGCAGACCATCCCAATGCCGCCCATCATCGCCGCCCCCGCCATCACCGTCATGCCCCCACCGGCGCCATCCCAgccgcctcagccgccgccaccgccgtctcaCCCCACCCCCATCACCTCCGTCGCGccagctccgccgctgccgccaccagcagcagcagcagcagcatcccaGCCATCGCCGCAGGCCACCAAGTCGCCATTGCCGGCGACGCCGCAGACGCAAAGCAGCATGGACATTGTCATGACGGCCGCCGAGGCGCACGACGCGGGGTACGAcgggtccggcggcggcggggggcagccgtcgtcgtcgcggtggCCCAAGGCGGAGGTGCACGCGCTGATCCAGCTGCGGAGCAACCTGGACAACCGGTACCAGGAGGCCGGGCCGAAGGGCCCGCTGTGGGAGGAGATCTCCGCCGGCATGCGGCGGCTGGGCTACAGCCGGAGCTCCAAGAGGTGCAAGGAGAAGTGGGAGAACATCAACAAGTACTTCAAGAAGGTCAAGGAGAGCAACAAGAAGCGCCCCGAGGACTCCAAGACCTGCCCCTACTTCCACCAGCTCGACGCCCTCTACCGCAACAAGGCGGCTctcaactcctcctcctcctccgccgccgccgccgcaccggccctcccgccgccggagcaCGCGGAGCCGGCGGTGACAGTCGCCGCGCCGATCTCGcagacaccgccgccgccgccacagcccgTGACGACGACCAAGAACGGCAACGGCACCAGCAGTACAaacggcgaaggaggaggaggcggctccGGGGGCATGCAAATGCAGGCGAGCAACGGCAGCGTCGTCGCCGGCAACAAGTTCttcaccggcgcggcggcgaagaag AGGACATTATGA